In the Pseudomonadota bacterium genome, one interval contains:
- a CDS encoding adenylate kinase, translating into MNLILLGPPGAGKGTQAKKMVDKLGIPQISTGDILRAAVKDGTAMGIEAKKYMDAGGLVPDEVVIGIIRDRIKEGDCAKGYILDGFPRTVAQAEALDEMLKGMNQDIDHVISIEVPDSALLERLTGRRMCSCGASYHILFNKPKQEGICDLCGGKLYHRDDDKEEAITERLVNYHRQTAPLIEFYSAKGKVRPIPGTGSVDDIFASIMNAVK; encoded by the coding sequence ATGAATTTGATATTGTTGGGACCACCAGGGGCCGGTAAAGGAACCCAGGCCAAAAAAATGGTAGACAAGCTGGGGATTCCCCAGATTTCCACCGGAGACATCCTTCGGGCTGCGGTTAAAGACGGTACCGCCATGGGCATTGAAGCCAAGAAATACATGGATGCCGGAGGGTTAGTTCCCGATGAAGTAGTTATCGGCATTATCCGTGATCGGATTAAAGAAGGTGATTGTGCCAAGGGATATATCCTTGATGGTTTCCCCCGGACGGTAGCCCAGGCGGAAGCGCTGGATGAAATGCTGAAAGGCATGAATCAGGATATTGATCATGTGATCAGCATAGAAGTTCCGGATAGTGCTTTGCTTGAGAGGTTGACCGGGCGTCGCATGTGTTCCTGTGGTGCCAGTTATCATATTTTGTTCAATAAGCCGAAGCAGGAAGGGATTTGTGATCTTTGCGGCGGCAAGCTTTATCACCGGGATGATGACAAGGAAGAGGCCATTACCGAACGTTTGGTTAACTACCATCGCCAGACTGCACCACTCATTGAGTTCTACAGTGCTAAAGGTAAAGTCCGTCCCATTCCCGGTACCGGCAGTGTTGATGATATCTTTGCTTCGATAATGAATGCTGTGAAGTAA